The region CTACCTTGGCCGCGGCGGGTTCAATGCACTCACAGGGTTGACGGCAGAGCCAACGGCGGCGTGGCGGCGCAAAAGTAGCTGGTATCGAAACGAAACAAAAcgtgacaaaagaaaaaaaaatgtgcgaaaGCTCTTCCCTGCGCGGATTATATGCTACTTCAATGAGAATTTTTTGACCGTTTGCGCATCTCTTATCTTCTATCCGCAAGCACGAGTACACTGCACTTCTTGGACGATACGCATGTTTCGACGATACGCAGACGATTCGCCTACGTTTCGCTGCGCAGAAACGAACTTAAATAAACACACATCCCGATTCGTAACTATTTTTTGCGCGTTGGCTCCTAGGCAAATGATTGAACCCTATtccatgcgtgcgtgtgtgcattgCTTCGGAAATTGCAATCGCAGAATCACTAGCGAACGGCGACTGCGACATTTCTGCTGCACTACATAGAATAAATAACCTCCCATTTTAAAAGAGGTCGATTCATTCTGTTAAGTGCAGTCAAAGAAGCGCGCTATTCTGCGCCGGCAACGTGACACCTCTACTGCGAACACGTTGATTGGTTACGTGGGCGGGCGGTAGTTTTCCACTCGTGTAAAAGGGGTTAGTTACGAAACGGAAGCGGCGCGACCGACTCCggatctaaagaaagcatgaaagAAAGCTCGCGGAGAGGTGAAAGAGGAAAAGGTGTCGTAGAGCGAGCGGCCGGTGACGAGGCAAAAGGGAATCGACCACGTGACGTTCGAGACAGCAGCGGGAACATCTCACCGCTGCCCCCACGCGCTGCGGGAGGGAGGAGGCAAAGAGCAAGAGCAGCTAAAAAAGTTTCGCAAGCAACAGGAACCGGCAGATGTTCCGCTCTTGTCGTGCCTGTTCCGCAagagacgcgcgcgcgcgcggcgcacGACAGAGCGAAAGGATATGAAAGTTGACGGGAGAGCGAGCGACAGAAAGAAGAGGGGAGAAAACTCGCAGAGCAAATAAAGAACGCtaacgttgcaaaaaaaaaaaaaaaaaagcaagtcggaaaaaaacagaagagagagaaaatttgAAGAAAGGAGGAATGTCTTTCAAGAAACCAGCGCGTTGCGAGAAGGAATAAGGTGAGagagattggaataaaaaaaaatctccgCTGCCCCAAGGGCACCGGTGAAGAGGCATAGCGCAGCTCCGATAGAGGAGGAGAGCAAAGAACACAAGAGGGAGTGCGCGTGCGTTCCGCATCCCGTCCCGCTTTCACTCTCTTTTTTGCTCTTCCACAAACCTCCCCACTGGCCTCACCGGCCTCGCCGCTTGTAATTCATAGCGCAGCGTTTGGCGCGAAGCCTTCCGAGCGCTGATTGGACGGCCGAGGTTACCGGCTCGTTGCTGATTGGAGTTTATCAACCACGTGGGTTCAGGTATAAAAGCATTGTCCCGCCATTTTGCGAAGCATTCAAGTGACGACactgtggtgcgtgtgtgtgcctaGCTCCGTCGTGTTGGTTTGAGTGTGCTTCGTTTTTTCCTTATTTATTCCGCATCTTCAGCCAGAAAATGCCAGCCACACGTTCCAGGCCCAGGTAAGTTGATTCCTAAGTCGATGAAAGTTGTAATCAATGCGTAATTGTGTCATTTGTGCGAGAAAATCGGCATGGTTCACCGTAGAACCGGCGCCACCGGCAGCTAGGCCTAATGCCGGGACAAAGTGCTTTGTCAGTTCCCACTCCTCAGACTTGTTCCCGGCATTTCTATTAACTTAAAATCACTGTTAATTCAGGTGAGTTGCGCGCGGCAGCAAATACGCGCTGTTGCGATAGCGCAGACTTCGTTTGACCCACTTATTTCATCGTGCGGCAGGCCGAGCGGTAAAGGCGAGGGGGATGGAATCCGCGGAGCTACTTCGCCGGTCTCTTTAGCGGCCGGCCGATGCGAAAGCTACGTCGTGGTCGTAACGTGACCAGTACAGATAGTACAGCAAAACCTAGCGCGGCTCCGTTGGAGCGCCGTTCCGAGTCTCGCACCAGGTAACGACCACGCGCCACTGGGCGCACACCGGTTTGGCGCGGCGGCGGCTGCAAACGGCGGCCCATTGTTTCTGCCGCTGACGTCCGCGGAGAGCTGCTTGCGACGCATGTGTTCCCGGCGGACAGGTTTTGGTATGGCCTTTTCGCGCGACAGCTGCCCGCGATGCCATTCGTGACGGGGCATTTTACGGAGCCAGACGTTGCATCGTCGTGCCCCGGCGCGCGCGCTCGTTAAGCCTCGCCGGCCGGCTTTTCAGCGGCCCCTGCTGCTGTTGCCGCGTTTTGGCGCCAAGTCGAACACCGGGACTcgcgtcgctttttttttttttttttccctcttcctcTCTGCTGTGGCCTTCGCTCTTGTTCTCTTTTGCCATTTGGaaaagcgtgcgcgcgcgccaACTCTGCGTGCTTCCGAGGGTGAGGAGGCTTTGGGCCCCGTAAATCGGTTGCGGAAGCAATGTGCTCGGTCGGAAGCGGCGTTTCGGAGGTCCATATTGGTCGTCTGCTGGGGCCGCTTTTGCCTACGTACACGTGCAGGCGTGCGAGGAGCGAGGCCTTGCGTgcgtcggtgttttttttttttttttttatgtccggCATTGCGCACGGCACCGGGCGACAGACAGCTCGCTAGCTAGCTAGCCGTCCGGCGTAACTTATGCGTCTGGCCTTGATGCCGCAGGCGCGAGCACACGTTGCGTCGTGCCGCCGCGATCGTGTGATGTCTGGCCGCTGTTTGGTTACTCGCTTCGTGGTGAGGAGCGGGACTGTCTGAGCGATTTCCCGTCGcgccgtaacttttttttttttcccctttccttcTTTTCGCGTTACCTCGTAATCTCGTCGTCGCTGCCTCGACTTGAGAGCGATCACTTTCGTTGTTGGATTCCTAACGTTCTAACAGTATTACGGGAGGGAGACAGGGAAGCAAAACCGATGATCAAGTTCCTTTTCTTGCAGCACCGAGCAAGCTGAGGTGGTTTCTGAAGAGGTGAAGAAGGACGTCGAGTCGTCCCCAGTGAAGGAGAAAGTGGTGGAGACGAAAACGGTAACTAATGATTCGTTACGTTTCGGGCGAGTCATTTCGGGGAAGTGCGTGGTTAGGCCATTCTAGTCCTGTTGATACTTTTTTTGCAGTTATAATCAAGTGCTCTTACAATAATATGCCGCCATTGACATTTCGAAGGCTTATTTGCAATGCAGACTATTACATTTGCCAATGCCTAAGTATTGCCTGTTTATTTTGTAACCCTGCTGCCATTACAGTGCAAAGGCTGTGGCTATGAATGCATCTGTAGCACTGCCCTCTCATTTCAGGAGGAGACCAAGCCTGCTGCCGAAGAGAAGGAAAAGGCCGACAGTGCAGAGGAAACTAAGGAAGAGCCAGAGAAGACTCCTGAGGAGGCCCCCAAAGCGAATGGAGGTGTGTACATGTGCTCAGTA is a window of Dermacentor silvarum isolate Dsil-2018 chromosome 4, BIME_Dsil_1.4, whole genome shotgun sequence DNA encoding:
- the LOC119450516 gene encoding brain acid soluble protein 1 homolog, with the translated sequence MPATRSRPSTEQAEVVSEEVKKDVESSPVKEKVVETKTEETKPAAEEKEKADSAEETKEEPEKTPEEAPKANGEAAAAAAPEGDKKESDATTEKAEKHKLEDEVSGTPEKKAKVEESKKEEEAAKEAPTEEAAA